The following coding sequences are from one Bradyrhizobium sp. WSM471 window:
- a CDS encoding ABC transporter ATP-binding protein produces MILEVDAVDTFYGETQALFGASLAIEHAKVFALLGPNGAGKTTMLRSILGLTRPRRGSVCFDGHDVTRDPTHEIARAGIGWVPDDRRLCPTLTVARNLSIAQKRTRFRHWSVKEAAAIFSPLEYLMERDCENLSGGEMQMVAIARALVGSPGLVLFDEPSQGLAPKIVGDVLATILRMKDEGIASLVVEQNAEIALSVADHAAVIDRGRIVWTGEAAVLRDDRGLRQRLLGVQ; encoded by the coding sequence ATGATCCTCGAAGTGGACGCGGTCGATACCTTCTACGGCGAGACCCAGGCGCTGTTCGGCGCCTCGCTCGCCATCGAGCACGCCAAGGTGTTTGCGCTGCTCGGCCCCAACGGCGCCGGCAAGACGACCATGCTCCGCTCGATTCTCGGGCTGACGCGTCCGCGCCGCGGCTCGGTTTGTTTCGACGGTCACGATGTCACACGCGATCCGACCCACGAGATTGCGCGCGCCGGCATCGGCTGGGTGCCCGACGACCGACGGCTGTGCCCGACATTGACGGTCGCGCGCAACCTGTCGATCGCGCAAAAGCGCACGCGCTTTCGCCACTGGAGCGTCAAGGAGGCCGCTGCGATCTTCTCGCCGCTCGAATATCTCATGGAGCGCGACTGCGAAAACCTGTCGGGCGGCGAAATGCAGATGGTGGCGATCGCCCGCGCGCTGGTCGGCTCGCCGGGACTGGTGCTGTTCGACGAGCCGAGCCAGGGACTGGCGCCGAAAATCGTCGGCGACGTGCTTGCGACGATTCTGCGCATGAAGGACGAGGGCATTGCCTCGCTGGTTGTGGAGCAGAACGCCGAGATCGCGCTATCGGTCGCAGACCATGCCGCGGTGATCGATCGCGGCCGGATCGTCTGGACCGGGGAGGCCGCGGTCTTGCGGGATGATCGCGGGCTTCGTCAGCGCTTGCTGGGAGTACAATAA
- a CDS encoding ABC transporter ATP-binding protein codes for MNMIEAAAVHVRFGDRVVLESVDLAVAEGEFHGVMGPNGAGKTTFFNVLTGRVKPNRGRVLLGGEDVTGLSPHRIAAKGIARSFQIMTLFDEFSARDNVMMGLPEFRARGHDIARAAAGDSRFAAKSSEALAAVGLADKGDIRAKDLSYGDRRALEIAVALAQAPRVLCLDEPTSGLGSDGVQRLAALIARLKGRLTIVAIEHDMEFLFSLADRISVIHWGQVVARGTPHELQQNEWVRRSNLGKFA; via the coding sequence ATGAACATGATCGAGGCCGCAGCCGTTCATGTCCGCTTCGGCGATCGCGTCGTGCTGGAGAGCGTCGATCTCGCGGTCGCGGAGGGGGAGTTTCACGGTGTGATGGGTCCGAACGGCGCCGGCAAGACCACGTTCTTCAACGTCCTTACCGGCCGGGTGAAGCCGAACCGGGGCCGAGTCCTGCTCGGCGGCGAGGATGTCACGGGCCTCAGCCCGCACCGCATCGCCGCCAAGGGCATCGCCCGCTCGTTTCAGATCATGACATTGTTCGACGAATTCTCCGCGCGTGACAACGTCATGATGGGCTTGCCCGAGTTTCGCGCCCGTGGCCACGATATCGCGCGCGCCGCAGCGGGCGATAGCCGGTTTGCCGCGAAGTCCTCCGAAGCGCTGGCGGCAGTCGGGCTTGCAGACAAGGGCGACATCCGCGCCAAGGACCTGTCTTATGGCGACCGGCGCGCGCTGGAGATCGCGGTCGCCCTGGCGCAGGCACCGCGCGTGCTGTGCCTGGACGAACCGACCTCCGGCCTCGGCTCCGACGGGGTGCAGCGGCTCGCAGCCCTGATTGCACGCCTGAAGGGGCGGCTGACCATCGTCGCCATCGAGCACGATATGGAGTTCCTGTTCTCGTTGGCTGACCGGATCTCGGTCATCCATTGGGGCCAGGTGGTGGCACGCGGAACGCCACACGAACTGCAGCAGAACGAATGGGTGCGGCGCTCCAATCTCGGGAAGTTCGCATGA
- a CDS encoding MurR/RpiR family transcriptional regulator, which translates to MNKAAGAMSYDELRGAIAQRHRALSGRLQQIAEFVLDHPTDVALGTVAEVAQRSRVPPSAIVRFAHALGFGGFTEMQQVFRSRLVAGVAPSYKSRLARMKSQEKSVLGRQPAAVLSRFVSEAQSALVTLSQSVHARELDAATAILAKARDIYLLGLGGSFPVAIHLAYVLRKLGRRVVLLDGTGGSIHEQSHAATTEDALVAISFRNYYPDTARLFPELVARGVPTISITDSLLSPIVEGASVVFEIQDMPEPALRTLVAPMCLAQALAIGLDLAAD; encoded by the coding sequence ATGAACAAGGCGGCTGGCGCCATGAGTTATGACGAACTGCGCGGCGCGATTGCGCAGCGGCACCGGGCGCTGTCCGGCCGGCTGCAGCAGATCGCGGAGTTCGTGCTCGATCACCCGACTGATGTCGCACTCGGCACCGTGGCGGAGGTGGCGCAGCGCTCAAGAGTGCCGCCGTCGGCGATCGTTCGCTTCGCGCATGCGCTCGGGTTCGGCGGCTTCACCGAGATGCAGCAGGTGTTCCGCTCACGCCTCGTCGCCGGCGTCGCGCCAAGCTACAAGTCGCGCCTCGCCCGCATGAAGAGCCAGGAGAAGTCAGTGCTCGGCCGCCAGCCGGCCGCGGTATTGTCGCGCTTCGTCTCGGAAGCCCAATCGGCGCTGGTCACGCTGAGCCAATCCGTGCATGCGCGCGAACTCGACGCCGCAACCGCGATCCTTGCCAAGGCGCGCGACATCTATCTGCTCGGCCTCGGCGGCTCGTTCCCGGTTGCGATTCATTTGGCCTACGTGCTGCGCAAGCTGGGACGGCGTGTCGTCCTGCTCGACGGCACCGGCGGCAGCATCCACGAGCAGTCGCATGCCGCGACCACGGAGGACGCACTGGTCGCGATCAGCTTCCGAAATTACTATCCGGATACGGCGCGGCTGTTTCCCGAACTCGTCGCGCGGGGCGTCCCCACGATTTCCATCACCGACAGCCTCCTGAGCCCGATCGTCGAGGGCGCGAGCGTCGTGTTCGAGATCCAGGACATGCCTGAGCCTGCGCTACGCACGCTTGTCGCACCGATGTGCCTCGCGCAGGCGTTGGCGATTGGCCTCGATCTCGCAGCCGACTGA
- a CDS encoding DUF2778 domain-containing protein, giving the protein MTTHNVLGAAVIGCIVLGAGWTVYSNIFAASVYPTVGSSGYDEPVIKRAPRVALREAGEAVKEAFALLPDRLQVAAPISREMFNDRFAAAATQGVTSNAASAAPATKVAEAKDAPKPSVIARVAEVLKPGPAKIADAAKSKRGADAPVQLASADPAEIVPAPEAKPRSIADRAKAAVMSITGPRQSMVEKLWGKREPSGGLLAYASADASVTASIAPREQNPMLGGSAPYERDTAVYDISAKAVYLPDGTKLEAHSGLGSNLDDPRSSRVRMRGVTPPHIYTLKPREALFHGVPALRLTPIGGESAIYGRDGLLAHTFMLGPNGDSNGCVSFKDYYAFLDAYRNKGIRKLAVLARVD; this is encoded by the coding sequence ATGACGACCCACAACGTGCTTGGCGCCGCCGTGATCGGCTGCATCGTGCTTGGCGCCGGCTGGACCGTCTACAGCAACATCTTTGCCGCCAGCGTCTATCCGACGGTCGGCAGCAGCGGCTACGACGAGCCTGTGATCAAGCGTGCGCCCCGGGTCGCGCTGCGTGAGGCCGGTGAGGCCGTCAAGGAAGCCTTTGCGCTCTTGCCCGACCGGTTGCAGGTGGCAGCGCCGATCTCGCGCGAGATGTTCAACGATCGCTTTGCCGCGGCTGCGACCCAAGGCGTGACATCGAATGCGGCCAGCGCCGCGCCCGCAACCAAGGTCGCCGAAGCCAAGGACGCGCCGAAGCCGAGCGTGATCGCGAGGGTCGCGGAAGTCCTGAAGCCAGGTCCCGCCAAGATCGCTGACGCCGCCAAGTCCAAGCGCGGCGCCGACGCGCCGGTGCAGCTTGCCTCGGCGGATCCGGCCGAGATCGTGCCGGCGCCTGAGGCGAAGCCAAGATCGATTGCCGATCGCGCCAAGGCTGCGGTGATGTCGATCACCGGACCGCGCCAGTCGATGGTGGAAAAGCTCTGGGGCAAGCGCGAGCCGTCCGGTGGGCTGCTCGCCTATGCCTCGGCCGACGCCAGCGTAACCGCATCCATCGCGCCGAGGGAGCAGAACCCCATGCTCGGCGGTTCGGCGCCCTATGAGCGCGACACCGCGGTCTACGACATCTCCGCCAAGGCGGTTTACTTGCCAGACGGCACCAAGCTCGAGGCGCATTCCGGCCTCGGCTCCAACCTCGACGACCCGCGCTCCTCGCGCGTCCGCATGCGCGGCGTGACGCCGCCGCACATCTACACGCTGAAGCCGCGCGAGGCGCTGTTTCACGGCGTGCCTGCGCTGCGCCTGACCCCGATTGGCGGTGAGAGCGCGATCTACGGCCGCGACGGCCTTCTCGCGCACACCTTCATGCTCGGGCCGAATGGCGATTCCAACGGCTGCGTGTCCTTCAAGGATTATTACGCGTTCCTCGACGCCTACCGCAACAAGGGCATCCGCAAGCTCGCGGTGCTGGCGCGGGTGGACTAG
- a CDS encoding branched-chain amino acid ABC transporter permease: MIVKSKSSPDAARLVTPTMLVLWLVLATVPLWITRVGLYHYLGIEILIWSLYALAFNLVLGTAGLPSFGHGAYFGIGAYAFGLCQFEIVANLWICLIAAAAVAGLAGVLVAMFISHRRGIYYAFMTIAFGQIFWTLAIKSHRITGGEDGLLKIKRLPADFGLVSFDLNDNVAFYYFVLAVFAVGTAALWRLVHSPYGRVVAAIRQSEVRASHLGYNVWLYKVAVFALSAAVSGFAGGLFAMAQLAAFPDVMSLHQSGYVVMMTLVGGGLVSFWGPVIGVFLFLTARDVIGALTNAWMLYFGLLFIAIVLFRPEGIAGAISAAVQQHSLGALRQRGTSAMRLLFGSGR, translated from the coding sequence ATGATTGTGAAATCAAAATCTTCACCGGACGCCGCGCGCCTCGTGACGCCGACGATGCTGGTGCTTTGGCTCGTGCTTGCAACGGTGCCGCTCTGGATCACGCGGGTCGGGCTCTATCATTATCTGGGGATTGAGATCCTGATCTGGTCGCTCTATGCGCTCGCGTTCAATTTGGTGCTGGGCACCGCCGGACTTCCGTCGTTCGGTCATGGTGCCTATTTCGGCATCGGCGCCTATGCGTTCGGTCTCTGCCAGTTCGAAATCGTTGCCAATCTCTGGATATGTCTGATTGCCGCGGCCGCGGTCGCGGGCCTCGCCGGCGTGCTGGTGGCGATGTTCATCTCGCACCGGCGCGGCATCTATTACGCCTTCATGACGATTGCGTTCGGCCAGATCTTCTGGACGCTGGCGATCAAATCGCACCGGATCACCGGCGGCGAAGACGGTCTTCTCAAGATCAAACGGTTGCCGGCCGATTTCGGGCTTGTGTCTTTCGATCTCAACGACAATGTCGCGTTCTACTATTTCGTGCTCGCCGTCTTTGCGGTCGGCACCGCCGCGTTGTGGCGGCTGGTGCACTCGCCTTATGGCCGCGTGGTCGCTGCGATCAGGCAGAGCGAAGTTCGGGCAAGCCATCTTGGCTATAATGTGTGGCTCTACAAGGTCGCGGTCTTTGCGCTGTCGGCCGCAGTTTCGGGCTTTGCCGGCGGATTGTTCGCCATGGCTCAGCTCGCCGCATTCCCTGACGTCATGAGCCTGCATCAATCCGGCTACGTCGTGATGATGACGCTCGTCGGCGGTGGGCTTGTCAGCTTCTGGGGTCCGGTGATCGGCGTGTTTCTCTTCCTCACCGCCCGAGACGTGATCGGCGCGCTGACCAATGCCTGGATGCTCTATTTTGGTCTCCTGTTCATCGCGATCGTGCTGTTTCGCCCCGAAGGCATTGCCGGCGCGATATCCGCTGCCGTGCAGCAACACTCACTTGGCGCCTTACGGCAGAGGGGTACGTCGGCGATGCGGCTGCTGTTCGGGAGCGGGCGATGA
- a CDS encoding SDR family NAD(P)-dependent oxidoreductase, whose translation MTSHDTNKVLAGKVALVTGAGRGLGRAFAEKLAALGADLAIHGMRENGPAEYGEGTTLTAVAAEIGREFGVRSQRVLGDLTKGEDIARVIAETEAALGPIDILVHNAGGDIAAGGGKPDPNDAVNIKEADVRAVLERNLLSTILTCQAVARGMMERRRGRIVTLGSVAAFKGRTQGSIYAVSKAGVTHYTRCLADQLRPYDISVNCIAPGDTRTGRFLGTRAVDPDRMVETGTLDRIATVDEVARVVEFFAGPMGAFVSGQVLRIDGGGQCWPG comes from the coding sequence ATGACATCGCATGACACCAACAAGGTTCTGGCGGGCAAAGTTGCGCTGGTGACCGGCGCGGGGCGCGGGCTCGGCCGCGCGTTTGCAGAGAAGCTTGCCGCGCTCGGCGCTGACCTCGCCATTCACGGCATGCGCGAGAACGGGCCGGCCGAATATGGCGAGGGCACCACCCTCACCGCGGTCGCCGCCGAGATCGGACGGGAATTCGGCGTTCGCAGCCAGCGCGTGCTCGGCGATCTCACCAAGGGCGAGGACATCGCACGCGTCATCGCGGAGACCGAAGCGGCACTCGGCCCGATCGACATTCTCGTGCACAATGCCGGCGGCGATATCGCGGCCGGCGGCGGCAAGCCCGATCCGAACGATGCGGTGAACATCAAGGAGGCCGATGTGCGCGCGGTGCTGGAGCGCAATCTGCTCTCCACCATCCTGACATGCCAGGCGGTCGCGCGCGGCATGATGGAGCGCCGACGCGGCCGCATCGTCACGCTTGGCTCGGTCGCCGCTTTCAAGGGGCGTACTCAGGGCTCGATCTATGCGGTGTCGAAGGCCGGCGTGACCCACTACACGCGATGCCTGGCCGACCAGCTCCGCCCCTACGATATCTCCGTCAACTGCATCGCGCCCGGAGATACCCGCACCGGCCGCTTCCTCGGAACGCGCGCAGTCGACCCCGACAGAATGGTCGAGACCGGCACGCTCGACCGGATCGCGACGGTCGACGAGGTCGCGCGCGTTGTCGAATTCTTCGCAGGCCCCATGGGCGCCTTCGTTTCCGGCCAGGTGCTGCGGATCGACGGCGGCGGGCAGTGCTGGCCGGGCTAA
- a CDS encoding ABC transporter substrate-binding protein produces the protein MRGRQISRRSVLKGSLMASVVGGTGSFFGPWRQNHAWAQGAKPIKFGLTCDASGQYGNSGQDDFRGIKMAIDEINAKGGVLGRQVTFITADTETTPATGSRVAERFITREDCTILIGALHSGVANAITQVASKYGVIYMNTNSSAPSEAGENCSRVKFVWDGNGTNFSKASVKNAVDSIGKNWMLLTNDYVWGHTTSAATRTQVESAGGKILDNLLVPQNTRDFTAYLLKIQQAKPDVVATAVGGDDIKALREQVAQLKLDGKPAWINNQQDWPDVWGAPDSLFGVFGTTWYHKLPLPGVAEFVKKWQAANKDGPIPVPGNVSYNGYMSTRELLRAIERAGSTNNVKIIKELENLKVSATDRMQHFDAYMDPMTHQMQQTIYLARRNAKPADNTDLFEIISWTEPKSAADDAAAGKCKLTPYEQVPTVDS, from the coding sequence ATGAGAGGGCGTCAGATCTCACGGCGAAGCGTTCTGAAGGGCAGCTTGATGGCGAGTGTCGTCGGCGGCACCGGCAGCTTCTTTGGGCCGTGGCGGCAGAATCATGCCTGGGCGCAAGGCGCGAAACCGATCAAGTTTGGCCTGACCTGCGATGCCAGCGGTCAATACGGCAACAGCGGCCAGGATGATTTCCGCGGCATCAAGATGGCGATCGACGAGATCAACGCCAAAGGTGGCGTGCTCGGGCGCCAGGTCACGTTCATCACCGCGGACACCGAGACGACGCCAGCCACCGGCAGCCGCGTCGCCGAACGCTTCATCACCCGCGAGGACTGCACCATCCTGATCGGCGCGCTGCATTCGGGCGTCGCCAACGCCATCACGCAGGTCGCCAGCAAATATGGTGTGATCTACATGAACACCAATTCCTCCGCGCCCAGCGAAGCCGGGGAGAACTGCTCACGCGTGAAATTCGTCTGGGACGGCAACGGCACCAATTTTTCCAAGGCGTCGGTCAAGAACGCGGTGGACTCCATCGGCAAGAACTGGATGCTGCTGACCAATGACTATGTCTGGGGTCACACGACGTCTGCCGCGACCAGGACGCAGGTCGAGAGCGCCGGTGGCAAGATCCTCGACAATCTGCTGGTGCCGCAGAACACGCGCGATTTTACTGCCTATCTGCTGAAGATCCAGCAGGCCAAGCCCGATGTCGTGGCGACCGCGGTTGGCGGCGACGATATCAAGGCATTGCGCGAGCAGGTGGCGCAGCTCAAGCTCGACGGCAAACCGGCCTGGATCAACAACCAGCAGGACTGGCCCGACGTGTGGGGCGCGCCCGACAGCCTGTTCGGCGTGTTCGGCACGACCTGGTATCACAAGCTGCCGCTGCCCGGCGTCGCCGAATTCGTCAAGAAGTGGCAGGCCGCCAACAAGGACGGCCCGATCCCGGTGCCTGGCAACGTCTCCTACAACGGCTACATGTCCACGCGCGAACTGCTTCGTGCGATCGAGCGGGCAGGGTCGACCAACAACGTCAAGATCATCAAGGAGCTCGAGAACCTCAAGGTCTCGGCGACCGACCGCATGCAGCATTTCGACGCCTACATGGATCCGATGACGCACCAGATGCAGCAGACGATCTATCTGGCGCGGCGCAACGCCAAGCCGGCCGACAATACCGATCTGTTCGAGATCATCAGCTGGACGGAGCCGAAATCCGCCGCCGACGATGCGGCGGCCGGCAAGTGCAAGCTCACGCCCTACGAGCAGGTGCCGACCGTCGACTCCTGA
- a CDS encoding FecR domain-containing protein → MREFARAGLFALAGSFLLIGHAIAQPAANVGCTAAPSAAGTQTWRCDNGITIVAESGARFELKDANRDGHIDSVELSSKALLVEVPKKPGGKPFKVLTPQAIAAVRGTKWAVDVAEAKTSVFVADGRVGVSRRSGGRSVVLGRGEGVDVEATGALTVKTWGQPRVDALMARLGQ, encoded by the coding sequence ATGAGAGAGTTCGCGCGCGCAGGGCTTTTCGCTCTGGCGGGGTCGTTTCTGTTGATCGGACATGCGATTGCCCAGCCTGCCGCCAATGTGGGCTGCACGGCGGCGCCGTCTGCTGCCGGTACGCAGACCTGGCGCTGCGACAACGGCATCACGATCGTTGCCGAAAGCGGTGCCAGATTTGAACTTAAGGACGCTAACCGCGACGGACATATAGACTCGGTGGAGTTGAGCAGCAAAGCGCTGCTGGTCGAGGTGCCCAAGAAGCCTGGCGGCAAGCCATTCAAGGTCCTGACGCCGCAGGCGATCGCCGCGGTGCGCGGCACGAAATGGGCGGTCGATGTCGCGGAGGCCAAGACCTCCGTCTTCGTGGCTGACGGCCGTGTCGGCGTGAGCCGCAGGAGCGGCGGGCGCAGCGTGGTATTAGGCCGTGGCGAAGGCGTCGACGTGGAAGCGACAGGCGCGTTGACGGTCAAGACATGGGGCCAGCCGCGCGTCGACGCATTGATGGCAAGACTTGGTCAATAG
- a CDS encoding branched-chain amino acid ABC transporter permease produces the protein MFDLLPHLLNGLTLGLLFALIALGFMLIVGLMEQINLAHGSLFALGAYVAMQLTGPRPPLPMELAKAWLALPLGWRYAATLVIAPVIVSLVGMLIELCMRRTYGKDPLYGLLLTFGAAMVIEEMIRLVWGTRDYVLQVPSAINGGFLFGDLIWSTYRFYAAGIAAGIIGLVWLLIEKTSFGATVKAGAHDSEIVRALGINLSRLRLLVFVFGTMLAAIAGIIVAPIWGIRPHMGVDAVIPAFLVIVLGGVGSFWGAVAAGLLVGLCVGLAGAYASEWSLLSMYILLVAVVTFRARGLWGKKSVLEA, from the coding sequence TTGTTCGACCTTCTTCCGCATCTCCTCAACGGCCTGACGCTCGGCCTGTTGTTCGCACTGATCGCACTCGGCTTCATGCTCATTGTCGGGCTGATGGAGCAGATCAACCTCGCGCACGGCTCGCTGTTCGCGCTCGGGGCTTATGTCGCCATGCAGCTCACGGGGCCGCGCCCGCCATTGCCGATGGAACTTGCGAAAGCGTGGCTCGCGCTGCCGCTCGGCTGGCGCTATGCCGCCACGTTGGTCATCGCGCCCGTGATCGTGAGTCTGGTCGGCATGCTGATCGAGCTCTGCATGCGGCGCACTTACGGCAAGGATCCGCTCTACGGGCTGCTCCTGACCTTCGGCGCCGCGATGGTGATCGAGGAGATGATCCGCCTGGTCTGGGGCACGCGCGATTACGTGCTGCAGGTGCCGTCCGCCATCAATGGCGGCTTCCTGTTCGGCGATCTGATCTGGTCGACCTATCGCTTCTACGCAGCAGGTATCGCGGCCGGGATCATCGGCCTGGTCTGGCTGCTGATAGAAAAGACCTCGTTCGGCGCGACGGTCAAGGCCGGCGCTCATGACAGTGAGATCGTGCGCGCGCTCGGCATCAACCTGTCACGATTGCGGCTGCTGGTGTTCGTGTTCGGCACGATGCTGGCCGCGATCGCGGGCATCATCGTCGCGCCGATCTGGGGCATTCGTCCGCATATGGGGGTCGATGCCGTTATTCCTGCGTTCCTGGTGATCGTGCTCGGGGGCGTCGGCAGCTTTTGGGGTGCGGTCGCGGCCGGACTGCTGGTCGGCTTGTGTGTCGGCCTTGCCGGTGCCTACGCGTCCGAATGGTCGCTGTTGTCGATGTACATCTTGCTCGTTGCCGTCGTGACGTTCCGCGCGCGCGGCTTGTGGGGCAAGAAGAGCGTGCTCGAGGCCTAA